In Felis catus isolate Fca126 chromosome E1, F.catus_Fca126_mat1.0, whole genome shotgun sequence, the following proteins share a genomic window:
- the KRTAP29-1 gene encoding keratin-associated protein 29-1 — MVDSCCPGTTTAIPAVPTFMCSNGGSFQNGICLPSSCRSRTWQLVTCQENCQPSSSAPSGCEPACCQPTCLPATSCVGFACQPICSRTAGYESGTGQSPYLEPSCLEPTSCQANCCEAILDQQSSCQEPILVSRSACGQSVSCDTRSQQPSCSEVNSCAENSCPPTICAASPCQLTCCQPGSRQHINGEDQTCKLTYYQPICYIFKTCPSVPCMPVPCQPSTCVFSSCNPTCYASSPCWSLCCQPAPSISFICQPVANCQPPCSVKNPCKPVSCGTVLSSQPTWDGSTSCNQGGCTPPSCQPACCVTGLGKSSGGGCNGLQPTAPSVCKASACSPTSCQPSHESNVCKTAPR, encoded by the coding sequence ATGGTGGACAGCTGCTGCCCCGGAACCACCACGGCCATTCCAGCTGTGCCCACCTTCATGTGCTCAAATGGTGGCAGTTTCCAAAACGGTATCTGTTTGCCTAGTTCCTGCCGGAGCAGAACTTGGCAGCTGGTCACCTGCCAAGAAAACTGTCAGCCATCCAGCAGTGCACCAAGTGGCTGTGAACCTGCTTGCTGCCAACCTACCTGCCTTCCGGCAACTTCTTGTGTTGGTTTTGCCTGCCAACCCATTTGCTCCCGCACAGCCGGCTATGAATCTGGAACTGGTCAGTCTCCTTATTTGGAACCCTCCTGCTTGGAACCCACCAGTTGTCAGGCAAATTGTTGTGAAGCCATCCTCGACCAGCAAAGCTCCTGCCAAGAACCTATCCTCGTGTCCAGATCAGCTTGTGGCCAATCGGTCTCCTGTGACACTAGGTCCCAACAGCCATCCTGCTCTGAGGTAAATTCCTGTGCTGAAAATTCTTGCCCACCAACCATCTGTGCAGCCAGTCCATGTCAGCTAACTTGCTGTCAACCAGGTTCACGTCAACACATCAATGGTGAAGATCAGACCTGCAAATTAACTTATTACCAACCCATCTGCTACATTTTCAAGACTTGCCCATCGGTTCCCTGCATGCCTGTTCCCTGCCAGCCATCAACTTGTGTGTTCAGCTCTTGCAATCCTACATGCTACGCATCGTCCCCTTGCTGGTCGCTTTGCTGCCAACCAGCTCCTTCCATATCTTTCATCTGCCAGCCAGTGGCTAACTGCCAGCCCCCATGTTCTGTAAAGAACCCTTGTAAACCAGTTTCCTGTGGCACCGTGCTTTCCAGCCAACCAACTTGGGATGGATCCACTTCCTGCAACCAAGGTGGCTGCACACCCCCTTCCTGCCAACCAGCTTGCTGTGTAACAGGTTTAGGCAAATCATCCGGCGGTGGCTGCAATGGTCTCCAACCAACTGCCCCAAGTGTCTGCAAAGCCAGCGCCTGCTCGCCAACTTCCTGCCAACCCAGCCATGAGTCCAACGTCTGTAAGACAGCACCTCGCTGA